From one Reyranella humidisoli genomic stretch:
- a CDS encoding Bug family tripartite tricarboxylate transporter substrate binding protein, whose protein sequence is MTRTTRRQALGLFGASAAAGAWPAFAQGTPFPSRTIRLVAPHAPGGNSDTFARILAQKLGERIGQQVVVENRTGAGGTVGSALVSKSTPDGYTLVVADNGTHAIAPTLYGSKLSYDVFKDFTPVMLAATFPTVIMIHPSVPAQTPKEFVALVKSQPGKLTYSSAGTGNGSHLTIELFRTAAGGLDMVHVPYKGGAPAVQALLSGEVQMTAVSVNTALPHIQSGKVRALGVASSKRSPALPDVPTFAEGGIAFEGDSWLAIMGPPGIPADIVAKLNQEITATLREPETRERLAKIGLEVVASSPQGLTEVLQRDVPKWGKAVKDSGAVAD, encoded by the coding sequence ATGACGAGGACGACTCGCCGCCAGGCGCTGGGACTCTTCGGTGCGTCGGCCGCCGCGGGCGCGTGGCCGGCCTTCGCGCAGGGCACACCCTTCCCGTCGAGGACCATCCGGCTGGTGGCGCCACATGCGCCGGGCGGCAACTCCGACACCTTTGCCCGCATCCTGGCGCAGAAGCTCGGCGAGCGGATCGGGCAGCAGGTCGTGGTCGAGAACCGCACCGGCGCCGGCGGGACTGTGGGCAGCGCGCTGGTCTCCAAGAGCACCCCCGACGGCTACACGCTGGTGGTGGCCGACAACGGCACGCACGCCATCGCGCCGACGCTCTACGGCAGCAAGCTCTCCTACGATGTCTTCAAGGACTTCACGCCGGTCATGCTGGCCGCCACCTTCCCCACGGTAATCATGATTCATCCCTCGGTGCCGGCGCAGACGCCGAAGGAGTTCGTGGCGCTGGTGAAGAGCCAGCCCGGCAAGCTCACCTACTCCTCGGCGGGAACGGGTAACGGCTCGCACCTCACGATCGAGCTGTTCCGCACCGCCGCGGGCGGGCTCGACATGGTGCACGTGCCCTACAAGGGCGGTGCGCCGGCGGTGCAGGCGCTGCTCTCGGGCGAAGTGCAGATGACGGCGGTCAGCGTCAATACCGCTCTGCCGCACATCCAGTCCGGCAAGGTTCGCGCGCTGGGCGTGGCCTCCTCGAAGCGCTCGCCCGCCCTGCCCGACGTGCCGACCTTCGCAGAAGGCGGCATCGCCTTCGAGGGCGACAGCTGGCTCGCGATCATGGGCCCGCCCGGCATCCCGGCCGACATCGTGGCCAAGCTGAACCAGGAGATCACCGCGACGTTGCGCGAGCCTGAGACGCGCGAACGCTTGGCGAAGATCGGCCTCGAGGTGGTGGCCTCATCGCCGCAAGGTCTGACCGAGGTGCTGCAGCGCGACGTGCCCAAGTGGGGCAAGGCGGTGAAGGACTCCGGCGCCGTCGCCGACTAG
- a CDS encoding thermonuclease family protein: protein MSSKENSWPTVAIAALLATMAMTAMTASAAAQSADDDTVLPPVPKPRFTVVDGDTVRFGPQTVRLFGIDAPERSQTCDDGQWRAGLLARKALEDFISGRPVNCRLVDTDKKTNPPVAQCFAGEDDLQEKMVAAGWAWSLPGSKERYASEEREAMERKLGVHGHKCVSPAEWRAMLRREAIRREQGG from the coding sequence ATGTCGTCCAAAGAAAACTCCTGGCCAACCGTCGCAATCGCCGCCCTCCTCGCCACGATGGCCATGACGGCCATGACGGCCAGCGCCGCCGCCCAGTCCGCGGACGACGACACCGTCCTGCCGCCGGTGCCGAAGCCGCGATTCACCGTGGTGGATGGCGACACGGTCAGGTTCGGCCCGCAAACCGTCCGCCTTTTCGGCATCGACGCACCGGAGCGCAGCCAGACCTGCGACGACGGCCAGTGGCGCGCCGGCCTGCTGGCGCGCAAGGCGCTGGAGGATTTCATCTCCGGCCGCCCGGTCAACTGCAGGCTGGTCGACACCGACAAGAAGACCAATCCGCCGGTGGCGCAGTGCTTCGCAGGTGAAGACGATCTGCAGGAGAAGATGGTCGCCGCCGGCTGGGCGTGGAGCCTGCCTGGCAGCAAGGAGCGCTACGCCTCCGAGGAGCGCGAGGCCATGGAACGCAAGCTGGGCGTCCACGGCCACAAATGCGTCTCACCCGCAGAATGGCGCGCCATGCTGCGTCGCGAAGCCATCCGGCGGGAACAGGGCGGCTGA
- a CDS encoding M10 family metallopeptidase C-terminal domain-containing protein has product MCIFCGDGKGLSHWGWAGFENFAVSDTPPGAASPGGSSITPTSAAVPVSSDFEREVTFITGVNADGTISNTSYWGATSDTAQKWGTPTAGTGASITYTFDVASAFTDTEKQTFITAMDMWEAVADVTFSLGGSNADVKLVRGAAGSGANAGGPHTQGSGSTLGQNSGQWIVNMETSKYGFDLSGSFSEAEAYGLNTILHEVGHVLGLGHGGAYNGAADETTQQFSAYDERMWTSMSYIGWNDRSTALYRASYDYKDTRWVTDDGTTIETGSTWMPIDILAIQRLYGAAESSPFDGGEVFGFNTNVTGSIAKFFDFTINTNPVITIYDEGTGNTLDLSGFADDADVDLDDGGFSSAGGLTNNIGIAFGTVIETAITGDGDDTLVGNEHDNMFDGGAGADSFDGGAGSDTVTFVRSNEAVDIDLGRQDTRAPSGGHAEGDSFTSIENLIGSNFDDRLVAASGLGGSTIEGLKGNDTLFGSAENDTIRGGLGDDVIVGNEGNDHLYGADTNLILNGGFEIAGGVDVGADGYSEYVGELEGWGVLSGFGRELVTTSAVGVAPFAGKYAIDLDSYGASSNTSITQVVSGAEDGVLYRLAFEAGKFDAATTARFEVYWGGTKLTWFETHQTYVDPTVNYVTHYIDIAGGAGAGVQKNQLIFAEIGAADGFGTLLDNVRMYRVDSGEPKADDRDPISDGNDTFSPGTGSDVVYGHGGNDRAIFDDIGGNDHFDGGSGNDTLVMDWHAATTAIIYHGLNVSNSAEIGMAESYERTPAIVGDSAQYLYFKEVERFELTGGTAGDTLRGGGLDDILIGNGGDDVLVGGGGIDLLNGGDGFDRATLKLSGGNNTIRLVDTMGSGSVTLGDGTQLISIEALNLEAGDGDDFLDVRGTIVNPVDDPYYSRTHTSFAGFGGNDTLAVDFATSYGATFDGGAGSRDTLIMDWSASQRDIYRNVGEDDTYRSFSHSVTVFTEGHYVTTHYYYTTTFTNVERFELTGGIGNDALAGGALDDVLKTIAGRDTLSAGTGDDLLVVDWSQIDRSMWTYDVNGTGGVPLTGSLEAGYSGIYFGDDWRYYNRVDFSGIERFDIKSADRDDGIRTGDGDDIVSSAGGNDHLITGKGIDIVDGGSGSDRWEADKSFATASQVIDIDLNRTGVQLTYLGDATVRGIDMLSLRTGAAADTVLTLATVTANTSTHGHDDQIYTNDGNDAVTVTGGRDLVSMGADTDTLTVDWSLINRSMGTYDVNGTGGVVLTGSLETGYSGIYFGDDWRYYNRLDFSGVEHFIVRTGDGNDGIRTGDGNDNVSSGAGNDHLITGKGIDVIDGGADSDRWEADKSFATSAQAISIDLNQAGTQLTYLGGTTVRGIEMLTLKTGAAGDTVLTYATVVSNTSTHGFDDQIETNDGNDAVTVTGGRDSVAMGAGTDTLTVDWSLIGRSVGTYNSVGGGGVVLTGSLEEGYSGIYFGDDWRYYNRLDFSGVEHFNFLSGSGHDGIRTGDGNDTVSSGAGNDHLITGKGIDVIDGGADVDRWEADKSFATSAQAINIDLNLSGAQLTYLGGATVRGIEMLTLKTGAGNDTIKTLATVTADTSRHGHTDLIETNDGNDAVTVTGGYDTVAMGAGTDTLTVDWSLIDRSMGTYDVNGTGGVVLTGSLETGYSGIYFGDDWRYYNRVDFSGVEHFVIRGGAGNDGIRTGDGNDTVISGAGNDHLITGKGIDIVDGGVDVDRWEADKSFATSVQAIDIDLNRSGVQLTYLGGATVRGIEMLTLKTGAGNDTVKTLATVVANTSTHGHDDQIETNDGNDAVTVTGGRDLVAMGAGTDTLTVDWSLIGRSMGTYNAVGTGGVVLTGSLEEGYSGIFFGDDWRYYNRVDFSGVEHFIVRGGSGHDGIRTGDGNDTVTSGAGNDHLLTGKGIDIVDGGIGDDRWEADKSFATSVQAIDIDLNRTSVQLTYLGGATVRGIEAVTLKTGAGHDVVKTLSTVLANTSTHGHDDQIETNDGDDSVTVTGGRDVAAMGAGSDTLIVDWSLINRGFGSFGFTGSLADGYSGAFFGDDPRYYNRVDYSGVEQFVLRAGGANDTIRGADGDDTLSGGGGNDDLGGGLGDDLLVGGLGLDTLDGGDGMDTADYSDKTTAVVVTLNGATAATVTVNGVAEDTVRNIESVIGGSNKDMLTGDALANRLVGGANNDTLTGGGGEDILDGGVGLDTANYGDKTVSVVVTLDGTTAAGVVVGGVLEDTVQNIENVIGSSVSDILTGDFLSNRLEGGAGDDVLKGGAGNDALEGGLGVDTADYSDKTVSVSLTLATSTPASVTVGGIAEDTVRYIENVIGGSGNDTITGDKYANVFRGAAGDDVLDGAAGVDTADYSDKTASVVVALATSTAVDVRVGGGVEDSIRNIENVVGGSGDDTLTGDSLANRLEGGVGDDVLRGGARADVLDGGADVDTADYGDKLVSVALTLNGATGALVKVNGVYEDTISNIENVIGGSGADTLTGDGLVNHLEGGAGDDVLKGAGGSDLLDGGIGMDTADYSDKTSPVVATLNGATAVDVLVNGVTEDSISNIENLIGGSGVDTLTGDTLANRFMGGAGNDVLDGGAGSDTADYSEKAASIVVTLAGGTPVTVMVNGIAEDTISNIENIVGGNGKDTLTGDALANRLEGGVNNDVLMGSGGADVLDGGIGIDTADYSDKTVAVALILAGATPVGVKVDGVLEDTISNIEYVFSGSGNDTLVGDGLFNRFEAGAGDDLMRGGGGADFLDGGAGIDTADYSDKSVAVSATLAGAGVSTVTVGGVAEDTIRRVENVTGGSAADTLTGDLLANRFMGGAGNDVLDGGAGSDTADYSEKGASVVVTLAGAAPATVMVNGVAEDTIRNIENISGGIGKDMLTGDALANRLEGGFNNDVLMGGGGADVLDGGSGIDTADYTDKTVSVAVSLAGATPVDVRVNGVIEDTIVNIEYVFSGSGNDTLIGDGLFNRFEAGAGDDFLRGGGGADLLDGGAGIDAADYSDKSAAVSATLAGAGVSTVTVGGVAEDTIRNIENLIGGSANDTLNGSTAANRLDGNTGSDALMGGTGADTFVFSTALGPTNVDSILDFAVGVDRIALDDAIFTAFAGQPLVGAVAFHIGSAAHDADDRIVYDSANGSLYYDADGMGGGAAKAFAMLSTGLALTQNDFLIV; this is encoded by the coding sequence ATGTGTATCTTCTGTGGTGACGGCAAGGGCCTCTCGCACTGGGGCTGGGCGGGTTTCGAGAATTTCGCCGTTTCCGACACGCCGCCCGGGGCCGCTTCGCCCGGCGGTTCGTCCATCACTCCGACGTCCGCAGCCGTCCCCGTCAGCTCCGACTTCGAGCGTGAAGTCACGTTCATCACGGGCGTCAACGCAGACGGTACGATTTCGAACACATCTTATTGGGGTGCCACCTCCGATACGGCGCAGAAGTGGGGGACGCCGACCGCCGGTACCGGCGCGTCGATCACCTACACGTTCGACGTCGCCTCGGCTTTCACCGATACCGAGAAGCAGACCTTCATCACCGCGATGGACATGTGGGAGGCCGTGGCGGACGTCACCTTCTCGCTGGGCGGGAGCAATGCCGACGTCAAGCTGGTACGCGGAGCCGCTGGTAGCGGCGCGAACGCCGGAGGCCCGCACACCCAGGGCAGCGGAAGCACGTTGGGCCAGAACAGTGGCCAGTGGATCGTCAACATGGAGACGTCCAAGTACGGCTTCGATCTCAGCGGCTCATTCTCAGAAGCGGAAGCCTACGGGCTAAACACGATCCTGCATGAAGTCGGCCATGTGCTGGGCCTCGGACATGGTGGCGCCTACAACGGCGCGGCCGACGAAACGACCCAGCAGTTCAGCGCCTACGACGAGCGCATGTGGACGTCGATGTCCTACATCGGCTGGAATGACCGCTCCACGGCGCTCTACCGCGCGAGCTATGACTACAAGGACACGCGCTGGGTCACCGACGACGGCACGACCATCGAGACCGGCTCCACCTGGATGCCGATCGACATCCTCGCCATCCAGAGGCTCTACGGTGCGGCCGAGTCTTCGCCTTTCGACGGCGGTGAAGTGTTCGGTTTCAACACCAACGTCACCGGCTCGATCGCCAAGTTCTTCGACTTCACGATCAACACAAATCCGGTCATCACGATCTACGACGAGGGCACGGGCAACACGCTCGATCTCTCGGGATTCGCGGACGATGCGGACGTCGACCTGGATGATGGCGGCTTCAGCAGTGCCGGCGGCCTCACCAACAATATCGGCATCGCCTTCGGCACGGTTATCGAGACGGCCATTACCGGCGACGGTGACGACACGCTGGTCGGTAACGAGCATGACAATATGTTCGACGGCGGCGCCGGCGCGGACTCCTTCGACGGCGGGGCGGGTTCTGACACCGTAACCTTCGTGCGCTCGAATGAGGCCGTCGACATCGATCTCGGTCGCCAGGACACGCGCGCGCCATCGGGTGGCCATGCCGAGGGCGACAGCTTCACCTCGATCGAGAACCTGATCGGCAGCAATTTCGACGACCGGCTGGTCGCCGCCAGCGGCCTCGGCGGCAGCACGATCGAAGGCCTCAAGGGCAACGACACGCTCTTCGGCAGCGCCGAGAACGACACGATACGCGGCGGCCTGGGCGACGACGTGATCGTCGGCAACGAGGGCAACGACCACCTCTACGGCGCCGATACCAACCTGATCCTCAACGGCGGCTTCGAGATAGCGGGAGGCGTCGACGTCGGCGCCGACGGCTACAGCGAGTATGTCGGCGAGCTCGAGGGCTGGGGCGTGCTGTCGGGCTTCGGGCGTGAGCTCGTCACGACCAGTGCGGTGGGGGTGGCACCCTTCGCGGGCAAGTATGCCATCGATCTGGACAGCTACGGCGCCAGCTCGAACACCAGCATCACACAGGTGGTCAGCGGGGCCGAGGACGGCGTGCTGTATCGCCTCGCGTTCGAGGCCGGCAAGTTCGACGCCGCGACGACCGCCCGGTTCGAAGTCTACTGGGGCGGAACGAAGCTCACCTGGTTCGAGACGCACCAGACCTATGTCGACCCGACGGTCAACTACGTCACCCATTACATCGATATCGCTGGCGGTGCGGGCGCCGGGGTTCAGAAGAACCAACTCATTTTCGCCGAGATCGGCGCAGCCGACGGCTTCGGCACTCTGCTGGACAACGTCCGCATGTATCGCGTCGATTCTGGCGAGCCCAAGGCTGACGACCGTGATCCGATCAGCGACGGCAACGACACTTTCAGTCCGGGCACCGGGTCGGACGTGGTGTACGGCCACGGCGGGAACGACCGCGCCATCTTCGACGACATTGGCGGCAACGATCATTTCGACGGCGGTTCGGGTAACGACACGCTGGTGATGGACTGGCACGCGGCGACGACCGCGATCATCTATCACGGGCTGAACGTCAGCAATTCGGCCGAAATCGGCATGGCCGAGAGCTACGAGCGCACGCCCGCCATCGTGGGCGATTCCGCCCAGTATCTCTACTTCAAGGAAGTGGAGCGTTTCGAACTGACCGGCGGCACCGCCGGCGACACGCTGCGCGGTGGCGGCCTCGACGACATCCTGATCGGCAACGGCGGCGACGACGTGCTGGTGGGTGGCGGCGGCATTGATCTTCTGAACGGTGGCGACGGCTTCGACCGTGCGACGCTCAAACTGAGCGGCGGCAACAACACGATCCGGCTCGTCGACACGATGGGCTCGGGCAGCGTTACGCTCGGTGACGGAACGCAGCTCATCTCCATCGAGGCGCTCAACCTCGAGGCCGGCGACGGCGACGATTTCCTCGACGTCCGTGGCACGATCGTCAACCCGGTGGACGATCCCTATTACAGCCGCACGCACACTTCTTTCGCGGGCTTCGGCGGCAACGACACGCTGGCGGTGGATTTCGCGACATCCTACGGCGCGACCTTCGACGGCGGGGCGGGGAGCCGCGATACGCTGATCATGGACTGGTCGGCCTCGCAGCGGGACATCTATCGCAATGTCGGCGAGGACGACACCTACCGGAGCTTCTCGCACTCGGTGACCGTCTTCACTGAAGGCCACTACGTCACCACCCACTACTACTACACGACGACGTTCACCAACGTCGAACGGTTCGAGCTTACCGGCGGCATCGGCAACGACGCACTGGCCGGCGGCGCGCTCGACGACGTGCTGAAGACCATCGCCGGCCGTGACACGCTGAGCGCCGGCACGGGTGACGATCTGCTGGTCGTCGATTGGTCGCAGATCGACCGCAGCATGTGGACCTACGATGTAAACGGCACCGGCGGCGTGCCTCTGACAGGATCACTGGAAGCGGGTTACTCGGGCATCTATTTCGGCGACGACTGGCGCTACTACAACCGGGTCGACTTCAGCGGCATCGAGCGCTTCGACATCAAGAGCGCCGATCGCGACGACGGCATCCGCACCGGCGACGGCGACGACATCGTGTCGAGCGCCGGCGGCAACGACCATCTGATTACCGGCAAGGGCATCGACATCGTCGACGGCGGCTCCGGCAGCGACCGCTGGGAGGCGGACAAGTCGTTCGCAACGGCTTCGCAGGTCATCGACATCGACCTCAACCGGACCGGCGTTCAGCTCACCTATCTCGGTGACGCGACGGTGCGCGGCATCGACATGCTGTCTCTCAGGACGGGTGCGGCTGCCGACACGGTCCTGACCCTCGCCACCGTCACTGCCAACACCAGCACGCACGGTCACGACGACCAGATCTACACCAACGATGGCAACGATGCCGTCACGGTCACGGGCGGCCGCGACCTCGTCTCCATGGGCGCCGACACCGACACGCTGACCGTCGACTGGTCGCTGATCAACCGGTCCATGGGCACCTACGACGTCAACGGTACCGGCGGCGTCGTGCTCACCGGGTCGCTGGAGACCGGCTACTCGGGCATCTATTTCGGTGACGACTGGCGCTACTACAATCGTCTCGACTTCAGCGGCGTAGAGCATTTCATCGTCCGCACCGGAGACGGTAACGACGGCATCCGCACCGGCGACGGCAACGACAACGTCAGCTCGGGCGCGGGCAACGACCATCTGATCACCGGCAAAGGCATCGACGTCATCGACGGCGGCGCCGATTCCGACCGCTGGGAGGCCGATAAGTCGTTCGCGACGTCGGCGCAGGCGATCAGCATCGACCTCAACCAGGCCGGCACGCAGCTTACCTACTTGGGCGGCACGACGGTGCGCGGCATCGAGATGCTGACGCTCAAGACCGGCGCAGCCGGCGATACGGTCCTGACCTACGCGACCGTCGTCTCCAACACCTCGACGCACGGCTTCGACGACCAGATCGAGACCAACGATGGCAACGACGCCGTCACCGTCACCGGCGGCCGCGACTCTGTCGCCATGGGCGCGGGCACCGACACGCTGACCGTCGACTGGTCGCTGATCGGTCGATCGGTCGGAACCTACAATTCGGTTGGCGGCGGCGGCGTGGTACTGACCGGATCGCTGGAAGAGGGCTACTCGGGCATCTATTTCGGCGACGACTGGCGCTACTACAATCGCCTCGACTTCAGCGGCGTCGAACATTTCAACTTCCTCAGCGGCAGCGGCCATGACGGCATCCGCACCGGCGACGGCAACGACACCGTCAGCTCGGGCGCGGGCAACGACCATCTGATCACCGGCAAGGGTATCGACGTCATCGATGGCGGGGCCGATGTCGACCGCTGGGAGGCCGACAAGTCGTTCGCGACATCGGCACAGGCGATCAACATCGACCTCAACCTGAGCGGGGCGCAACTCACCTATCTCGGCGGCGCGACGGTGCGCGGCATCGAGATGCTGACCCTGAAGACCGGCGCGGGCAACGACACGATCAAGACTCTGGCGACCGTCACGGCCGATACCAGCAGGCATGGTCATACCGACCTGATCGAGACCAACGACGGCAACGACGCCGTCACTGTCACCGGTGGCTACGACACCGTTGCCATGGGCGCCGGCACCGACACGCTGACAGTCGATTGGTCCCTGATCGACCGGTCCATGGGTACCTACGACGTCAACGGAACCGGCGGCGTCGTGCTGACGGGCTCGCTGGAGACCGGATACTCGGGCATCTACTTCGGCGATGACTGGCGTTACTACAATCGCGTCGACTTCAGCGGCGTCGAGCATTTCGTCATTCGCGGCGGCGCCGGCAACGACGGCATCCGCACCGGCGACGGCAACGACACCGTCATCAGCGGCGCCGGCAACGACCATCTGATCACCGGCAAGGGCATCGACATCGTCGACGGCGGAGTCGACGTCGATCGCTGGGAGGCCGACAAGTCGTTCGCGACGTCGGTCCAGGCCATCGACATCGACCTCAACCGGAGCGGCGTGCAGCTCACCTATCTAGGCGGCGCCACGGTGCGCGGCATCGAGATGCTCACCCTCAAGACCGGCGCGGGCAACGACACGGTGAAGACGCTGGCGACCGTTGTCGCCAATACCTCGACCCACGGTCATGACGACCAGATCGAGACCAACGACGGCAACGATGCGGTCACGGTCACGGGCGGTCGCGACCTGGTCGCAATGGGGGCCGGCACCGACACGCTGACGGTCGACTGGTCGCTGATCGGCCGGTCGATGGGGACCTACAATGCGGTCGGCACCGGCGGCGTGGTGCTGACCGGATCGTTGGAAGAGGGCTACTCGGGCATCTTCTTCGGCGACGACTGGCGCTACTACAACCGCGTCGACTTCAGCGGCGTCGAGCATTTCATCGTCCGGGGCGGCAGCGGCCATGACGGCATCCGCACCGGCGACGGCAACGACACGGTCACCAGCGGCGCCGGCAACGATCACCTGCTGACCGGCAAGGGCATCGACATTGTCGACGGCGGGATCGGCGACGATCGCTGGGAGGCGGACAAGTCTTTCGCGACGTCCGTGCAGGCCATCGACATCGACCTCAACCGGACCAGCGTCCAACTCACCTATCTGGGTGGCGCCACCGTGCGTGGCATCGAGGCGGTGACGCTCAAGACCGGCGCCGGCCATGACGTGGTCAAGACCCTGTCCACGGTGCTGGCCAACACCTCGACCCACGGGCACGACGACCAGATCGAAACCAACGACGGTGACGACAGCGTAACGGTCACGGGCGGTCGCGACGTGGCCGCAATGGGGGCGGGCAGCGATACGCTGATCGTCGACTGGTCGCTGATCAACCGCGGTTTCGGCTCCTTCGGCTTTACGGGATCCCTGGCGGACGGCTATTCGGGCGCCTTCTTCGGCGACGACCCGCGCTACTACAATCGCGTCGACTACAGCGGCGTCGAGCAATTCGTGCTTCGCGCCGGTGGAGCCAACGACACGATCCGTGGAGCCGACGGCGACGATACGTTGAGCGGCGGCGGTGGCAACGACGATCTGGGCGGCGGCCTTGGCGACGACCTGCTGGTCGGCGGTCTCGGCCTCGACACGCTGGACGGCGGCGATGGTATGGACACGGCCGACTACAGCGACAAGACGACGGCCGTCGTCGTGACGCTCAACGGCGCCACCGCTGCCACGGTGACGGTGAACGGCGTGGCCGAAGACACGGTTCGCAATATCGAGAGTGTGATCGGCGGATCCAACAAGGATATGCTGACCGGCGATGCGCTTGCCAATCGCCTTGTTGGTGGCGCCAACAACGACACACTGACGGGCGGCGGCGGCGAGGACATCCTCGACGGTGGAGTCGGCCTCGATACCGCCAATTATGGCGACAAGACGGTATCCGTCGTCGTTACGCTGGACGGTACGACCGCTGCAGGCGTCGTTGTCGGTGGCGTCCTGGAGGATACTGTCCAGAACATCGAGAACGTCATAGGCAGCTCGGTCTCGGACATTCTGACCGGGGATTTCCTGAGCAATCGCCTCGAGGGCGGTGCGGGTGACGACGTGCTGAAGGGCGGCGCAGGTAACGACGCTCTCGAAGGCGGGCTCGGCGTCGATACGGCCGACTACAGCGACAAGACCGTATCGGTCTCGCTGACCCTCGCAACCTCGACCCCCGCGAGTGTAACGGTGGGCGGTATCGCCGAGGATACGGTACGCTACATCGAGAATGTGATCGGCGGCTCCGGCAACGACACCATCACCGGCGACAAGTACGCCAATGTGTTCCGGGGTGCCGCCGGCGACGACGTGCTGGATGGTGCGGCGGGCGTCGACACGGCCGATTACAGCGACAAGACTGCCTCAGTGGTGGTCGCGCTTGCGACCTCCACGGCGGTTGACGTGCGGGTCGGCGGCGGCGTCGAGGATTCGATCCGCAACATCGAGAATGTCGTGGGCGGATCGGGCGACGACACGCTGACTGGCGACAGTCTTGCCAATCGCCTCGAAGGCGGCGTCGGTGACGATGTCCTGAGGGGCGGCGCGAGAGCTGACGTGCTCGACGGGGGCGCGGACGTCGACACCGCTGACTACGGTGACAAGCTGGTCTCGGTGGCGCTGACGCTCAACGGTGCGACGGGTGCGCTCGTAAAGGTGAACGGCGTCTACGAAGACACGATCAGCAACATTGAGAACGTGATCGGTGGTTCCGGCGCCGATACGCTGACTGGAGACGGGCTGGTCAACCACCTCGAGGGCGGTGCCGGGGACGACGTGCTCAAGGGTGCCGGCGGGAGCGACCTGCTCGACGGCGGGATTGGCATGGACACCGCCGATTACAGCGACAAGACCAGCCCGGTCGTGGCGACGCTGAACGGCGCGACGGCGGTCGACGTTCTGGTGAACGGCGTGACTGAAGATTCGATCAGCAACATCGAGAACCTGATTGGCGGGTCAGGCGTCGATACACTGACCGGCGATACCCTCGCCAACCGCTTCATGGGCGGCGCGGGCAACGACGTGCTCGATGGCGGTGCAGGCAGCGATACCGCGGACTACAGTGAAAAGGCGGCCTCGATCGTCGTGACCCTGGCCGGCGGGACGCCGGTCACGGTCATGGTGAACGGTATTGCCGAGGATACGATCAGCAACATCGAGAACATTGTCGGCGGCAACGGCAAGGACACGCTGACCGGAGACGCGCTTGCCAACCGTCTCGAAGGAGGGGTCAACAACGATGTGCTGATGGGCAGCGGCGGCGCGGATGTCCTCGACGGGGGAATCGGCATCGATACGGCCGACTACAGCGACAAGACTGTTGCCGTGGCGCTCATACTGGCAGGCGCAACGCCGGTCGGCGTCAAGGTCGACGGTGTGCTCGAGGATACGATCAGCAACATCGAGTACGTGTTCAGCGGGTCGGGTAACGACACGCTGGTCGGTGACGGTCTGTTCAACCGCTTCGAGGCCGGTGCAGGCGACGACTTGATGCGCGGCGGCGGGGGCGCAGACTTCCTGGATGGCGGTGCCGGTATCGACACGGCCGACTACAGCGACAAGTCAGTTGCGGTTTCTGCAACGCTCGCAGGCGCGGGTGTCAGCACCGTGACGGTCGGCGGCGTGGCCGAGGACACGATCCGCAGGGTCGAGAACGTGACTGGCGGGTCCGCCGCCGACACATTGACGGGCGACTTGCTCGCCAACCGCTTCATGGGCGGCGCGGGCAACGACGTGCTCGATGGCGGTGCGGGCAGCGACACCGCGGACTACAGCGAAAAGGGGGCTTCGGTCGTCGTGACCCTGGCAGGCGCGGCACCGGCCACGGTCATGGTGAACGGCGTTGCCGAGGATACCATCCGCAACATCGAGAACATCAGCGGCGGCATTGGCAAAGACATGCTGACCGGCGACGCGCTTGCCAACCGGCTTGAAGGAGGCTTCAACAATGACGTGCTGATGGGCGGCGGTGGCGCGGACGTTCTCGATGGAGGGAGCGGCATCGATACCGCCGACTACACCGACAAGACCGTCAGCGTAGCGGTCAGCCTGGCCGGAGCTACTCCGGTTGACGTCAGGGTGAACGGCGTGATCGAGGATACGATCGTCAATATCGAGTATGTATTCAGTGGATCGGGCAACGACACTCTGATCGGCGACGGACTTTTCAACCGATTCGAGGCCGGCGCCGGCGACGACTTCCTGCGGGGGGGCGGTGGCGCGGACTTACTGGATGGCGGCGCCGGTATCGACGCAGCCGACTACAGCGACAAGTCAGCTGCAGTTTCCGCGACGCTCGCAGGTGCTGGCGTGAGCACCGTTACTGTCGGCGGCGTGGCCGAGGACACGATCCGCAACATCGAGAACCTGATCGGCGGCTCGGCCAACGACACGCTGAACGGCAGCACGGCGGCCAACCGGCTGGACGGCAACACCGGCAGCGACGCGCTGATGGGGGGTACCGGGGCCGATACGTTCGTGTTCAGCACCGCGCTGGGACCGACGAACGTCGATTCGATCCTCGACTTCGCCGTCGGCGTGGACCGGATCGCGCTCGACGATGCGATCTTCACCGCGTTCGCGGGGCAGCCGCTGGTCGGTGCGGTGGCGTTCCACATCGGCAGTGCAGCGCACGATGCCGACGATCGCATCGTCTACGATTCGGCGAACGGAAGCCTCTACTACGACGCCGATGGCATGGGGGGCGGGGCGGCCAAGGCCTTCGCGATGCTGTCGACGGGGCTTGCGCTGACGCAGAACGATTTTCTCATCGTCTGA